GTGATCATCGTTCCCAAAGGTTCCTCCATCCGCAGCAGGGACGACATCCGTGGCCGGAAAATCGGCGTCCAGCACGGCGCTACGGGGGACATTTACGTCACCCGCAACATCCAGCAGCCGGAACGCTTTCCCAACGGGGCGCTGGCCGTGGCCGCGCTGGCGGCAGGCAAGGTGGACCTGGTGGTTATTGACCGGGACCCGGCAAGGATGTACCTGGCCAACCATGATGAGCTGGAAATACTGCCGGAGCCCCTGACCTCGGAAACGTACGCCATTGCCATACGCAAGGGAAACACGGAACTTCTCCAGCACGTCAACAAGGTCATTGCCGACATGCAGGCGTCCGGGAAGCTGGAAGAGATACGGACCAAATACGCCGCCATGCAGGTCAGGCCCCCCGGTTCATCCGGCGCCCATGCCGCAGGCACCGGCTGGCTGGAAGGCAAGTGGCTGGACCTGAAAGAGTCGTTTGAGGTCAATTTCATTCAGGAAGGACGCTGGAAGTACCTGGCCAACGGTTTTCTGGTTACCGTGGAGATTTCCTTCTTTTCCGTACTTCTGGGCGTTCTGATGGGTTTCGTGGTGGCCGTCATCCGCGCCACCCATGACAAGACGGGAAAGCTCCGTTTCCTGAACGCTCTCTGCAAGCTGTACCTTACGGTCATCCGGGGCACTCCCGTCGTCGTGCAGCTGTTGATCATCTACTTCATCATCTTCGGTTCCGTGGATATCAGCAAGGTGCTGGTGGCTGTGGTCGCCTTCGGCTTCAACTCCGGCGCCTACGTGGCGGAAATCATCCGCGGCGGCATCATGGCCATTGACAAGGGGCAGTTCGAAGCAGGCCGCAGCCTGGGCCTGGGGTATGCGCAGACCATGATTTACATCATTCTTCCGCAAGCATTTAAAAACGTGCTGCCCTCCCTGGGGAACGAATTCATCGTGCTCCTGAAGGAAACCAGCGTCTCCGGCTACATCGCCCTTCAGGACCTGACCAAGGGCGGCGACATCATCCGCAGCCAGACCTACACCGCCTTCATGCCCCTGATGGCCGTGGCCCTGATTTACCTGGCCATGGTCATGCTGTTCAGCTGGCTGCTGGGCAAACTGGAAAGGAGACTGAAAAACAATGAATGAGCCGCCCCAACATACGCCCATGCCCATGTTCGAAATCAGCCATCTGGTGAAGGAGTTCAATGCCGTCCATGCGGTGCACGACGTCACCACGCAGATCAGCCAGGGGGAGGTGGTGTTCATCGTAGGCCCCTCCGGCTCCGGAAAGAGCACTCTCCTGCGCTGCCTGAACCTGCTTGAAGAGCCCACCTCCGGGGAAATCCGGTTCAAGGGGGAACTTATCAACGCGTCCCATGCGGATGTAAACAAATTCCGGCAGCACGTAGGCATGGTCTTCCAGCATTTCAACCTTTTCCCTCATCTGACCATTCTGGAAAACATCACGATCGCCCCCGTGAAGACGGGCCGCGCCACCAGAAAGGAAGCCACGGCCCAGGCGGAAGCCCTGCTCCAGCGCATCGGCCTGTACGACAAGCGGCATGCCTATCCCCTCCAGCTCTCCGGCGGCCAGAAGCAGCGCATTGCCATCGTGCGTTCCCTGGTCATGAATCCGGACGTCATCCTGTTTGACGAACCGACTTCCGCTCTGGACCCGGAAATGGTGGGGGAAGTCCTTTCCCTGATGAAAGAGCTGGCTAAAGGCGGCCTGACGATGGTGGTCGTCACCCATGAAATAGGATTCGCCCGGGAAGTAGCCACCCGTATTATATTCATGGACAGGGGAAAAATTGTGGAGGAAGGCTCCCCTTCCCAGGTCATCGACCACCCGTCACATCCCAGGCTGAAGGAATTCTTCTCCAAGGTACTTTAAACGGAAGGACAGCCCGGAATCAGGGAAAAACCGCGTCCCTGCCCATCCGGAACATGGATTCACACAAAAAATGCTTCCGGAACCATTCCTCCGCCCCAGCCGGAGAAACCGCCACAAGAGGCCATGGAGTTTCTGCTCCTGGAGGCCTCCATTACTTTCTTTGGCCTCCCAATCCTATTCTGACATCCACAGGCACGGTGACGATATCAACGTGCTGCTTGTACAGCAGCTTGACTTTCAACACCGGCAACTCTCCCTGATAAGGGAATTGCAGGACATAGCCATCCTCCTGAAAATTCTCCGAAACACTCCCGAAAAAGGATAACACCGAAGAATCAATTTTCCTTCCCTTTCCATCAAACAACTGCCATTCATCAATCATGAAACGGTGCTCGCTGCCCAGTGACACACGTACGGCGAACTCCTCTCCTTTCCTTTCCGCCAGACTTACCGTCCATTCACAGGCGGGTTCCTCCTCTGCAACGATGATGTCTCCCTTCTGCTCTCTTTCAGCATACGGCGACAAAGGCACATCCTTTTTGACTTCCTTTTCCTCCAGCGGAAATTCATAAAGAGGCGTCTCCCGCTCACGCGCTACAGGAACACGGAGCGTTCCTCGCAAACGCACCCATGCCGCGTCCGCAGCCGGCAGGCGGAGGCACTCGCCGTAAACCACAACCTTGTTCACGCTCTCCCTGGACGGATCCCCAAGAAAACCAAGATTAAATGTCACGACGCCCAGCTTTTTTCCCGTGGAGTCCTCCGCCGTCAGAACCTGCTCCTGCACCTTGTCGCCAGATTCAAAATTCAAGGGGGAAGGAACGCTCAGCATGGCTCCAAATATCAATTTCGGAACCGGGAGGCTCTCTCCCTTTTTATCCATCAACCCTATTTGGACTACCGGGAACTCCACTTTTACATCGGAACTTTTCAAGCCGCCCTCATCCTGCGCTCCGGCAAACGTCGCCAAGCCTGTCATCCAGAATATTCCGCAACTTTTCTTCATCATCATTTCCCGTTCCCGTTTATTTCACAGTTTTCCCCGGCCTCCCCGCCGGGAGAACCATTCCCGCCATGCCAATCCTGAATGAAACGGGAACTTCCGCTTCCTTCAATCCCGACG
This genomic stretch from Akkermansia biwaensis harbors:
- a CDS encoding amino acid ABC transporter permease, whose amino-acid sequence is MDLKESFEVNFIQEGRWKYLANGFLVTVEISFFSVLLGVLMGFVVAVIRATHDKTGKLRFLNALCKLYLTVIRGTPVVVQLLIIYFIIFGSVDISKVLVAVVAFGFNSGAYVAEIIRGGIMAIDKGQFEAGRSLGLGYAQTMIYIILPQAFKNVLPSLGNEFIVLLKETSVSGYIALQDLTKGGDIIRSQTYTAFMPLMAVALIYLAMVMLFSWLLGKLERRLKNNE
- a CDS encoding amino acid ABC transporter ATP-binding protein, which produces MFEISHLVKEFNAVHAVHDVTTQISQGEVVFIVGPSGSGKSTLLRCLNLLEEPTSGEIRFKGELINASHADVNKFRQHVGMVFQHFNLFPHLTILENITIAPVKTGRATRKEATAQAEALLQRIGLYDKRHAYPLQLSGGQKQRIAIVRSLVMNPDVILFDEPTSALDPEMVGEVLSLMKELAKGGLTMVVVTHEIGFAREVATRIIFMDRGKIVEEGSPSQVIDHPSHPRLKEFFSKVL